GATCGTCGCCCACGTGGAGTGTGTATGCACAATGCCACCAATCTCCGAGTAATGCTTATATAGTACGGCATGTGTTGCAGTGTCCGAGGAAGGTCTCATCTCACCCTCCACTACGTTACCGTCCAGATCAACCACAACCATGTCGCTTGCTTTCATCACATCATAGCTAACGCCACTCGGTTTAATGACGAACAGACCGCTTTCCCGATCAATTGCGCTGACATTACCCCAAGTGAATTTTACAAGTCCGTGCTTGGGCAGTTCCAGATTCGCCTGGAATACCTCTTCCTTCAGTTGTTCTAACATGTTATTCCCTCCCGTTCTCTACCAGATGATCCACGGCTGATTGCTCAATCGCAAGTCCACTCCGGTAGCGTTCGATAAATGCTTCAAACCCTTTCACATCCGATGCATCTGGCGCCACTTCGACTCCCTCAACATCGTTGAAGACTTTCTGCTCCAGGAACACATCCAGGCTCTCCTCTTGATCCTTGTTGATCAAGTACGAAGCCAGAAGTGCCATGCCCCATGCGCCGCCTTCACCAGCGGTAGACATTACTGAGACCGGTACGTTCATCGCAGCAGCTACAATCCGTTGTCCGACAACAGGTGTCTTGAACAGGCCACCGTGAGCCAAAATGCTATCAATGGCTACATTCTCTTCCTCCGTCAAAATGTCCATACCCAGCTTAAGTGCACCGAAGGCACTGAACAGGTGTGTCCGCATGAAGTTCGCCAGATTGAAGTTGCTTTCTGGGGAGCGGACGAACAATGGACGGCCTTTCTCAAGTCCCGTAATGTTCTCGCCTGAGTAGTAACCGTAGCTGAGTAAGCCACCACCATCTGGGTCTGCCTCCAAAGCCTTATTGAACAACACGCTAAACAACTTGCCGTTATCCACTTCATATCCCATCGCTTGAGAGAACTCCCGGAACAGTCCCACCCATGCGTTGATATCACTTGAACAGTTGTTGGCATGCACCATCCCTACTGGGCTTCCATCCGGTGTGGTGACCATATCGATCTCCGGATACACTTTGGATAGTTCCTTCTCCAGTACGATCATGGCAAATACCGAGGTGCCGACCGAGATGTTCCCCGTACGTTTCTTCACGCTATTCGTTGCTACCATACCCGTTCCGGCATCGCCCTCTGGCGGGCAGAGCGGAATGCCTGCTTGCAGATCTTGCGAAGGATCGAGCAACTTGGCTCCCGCTTCCGTCAATGCACCTGCGTTCTCACCAGCGAGATATACCTTCGGAAGCAGGTCCTCGACCTTCCACGGATAACCTTTGCCTGCGATCCGTTCATCGAACTGTTGGATCATGGATGGGTGGTAATTATGTGTAGACTCGTCAATGGGGAAAATGCCCGAAGCATCGCCGATGCCAATCGCCTTATTGCCCGTCAGCAACCAATGGATGTACCCAGCCAAAGTAGTCAGATGATCGATCTGTGGCACATGCGCCTCTTCGTTCAAAATCGCTTGATACAAGTGGGCGATGCTCCAGCGTTCAGGAATATTGAATTGCAGAAGTTCCGTCAGCTCCCTTGCAGCTGCTCCCGTCGTAGCGTTACGCCAGGTGCGGAAAGGTACCAGCAGTTCGCCCGCGCTATCCAAAGCGATATATCCGTGCATCATGGCCGAGAATCCGATGGAACCGACCGTGCGCAGCGTAATTCCGTATTTCTGTTCCACATCTTGCTTCATCTCACGATAAGCCGTTTGCAGACCTGTGATGATATCCTCCTGGTTGTACGTCCAATAGCCACCTTTCAGGAGGTTCTCCCATTCATAACTACCTGACGCGATAGTCTCAAAACGCTCGTCAATCAACACCGCCTTAATCCGCGTTGATCCAAATTCAATTCCGAGTGAAGTAGCCCCTTTAGTAATGGCTTCTTTTAAGTCCAATTGACTCATAATCACGTGTATCCCCTCTCCGGTCGCGATTTCACATCCCTAAGGATGCATATATAAGGTGAAGCTTCTACTTATAGCAGTAACTAGTTATGAATTTTGTATAAGAGGTTGTTCGAAAATTCTGTGTTTTCAAAGAATGCGCTTTCCTTTTCTGACAGCCTTAGTATATTTTTTGTACGTACATTTGTCAATAATATATAATAGTTATACTTACAAAGGACACATATTGTGTTCTATTTGGCTATCCAAAGGTCTCATGCAGCTATAAAATGGCTATGCTGTAAGGTACACCTCATTGCTAAAAGGTTGGATATGTACGGTTCATTTCGAAAAATATGCTGTTTTATATGCATTCAAACTGAATCATGCTAAAATATGTACGTACAACTATTTGAACAACAAGGTTGATATAGATGAGTAACGATGAAAGAAGTGGACTACGTGAAGCCAAAATACCAGGTCATCATTGATGATATAAAGAGTCATATCCTCTCGGGGGCATATAACATAGGCGAACAGATTCCAACCGAGTTGGCATTACAGGAAAGCTACAATGTAAGTCGCCAGACGGTGCGGAAAGCCATTTTGGAGTTATCGAACGAAGGATTTTTACGAAGCGAAAAGGGTTCAGGAACTTACGTTAGCAATCAGTATCGATCACGATCAGGCGGCAATACATCAAAAAAAACCATTGGCGTGATTACAACATACATCTCGGATTACATCTTTCCTTCCATTATCCGCGGTATTGAGAGTCGTCTGAATGAGGACAACTACTCGCTACTGCTCGCCAGCACCAATAATGATGTGGCACAGGAGAAAAAAGCACTCGAAATGATGCTCTCCTACGGTGTGGATGGCCTGATTGTGGAACCGACCAAAAGTAATCTGTATAATCCCAATATTGCATACTACCTGTCATTCAAAGAGCAGGATGTACCGTTTACGATGATTAATGCCTTTTATGAAGAGCTGGAGGTTCCTTTCTTCTGTCTAGATGACGTGCAATCCAGTTATCTCGCCACACGTGAATTGATCGCCAAAGGCCATACCCAGATCGGCATTATTGCCAAAATGGATGATTTGCAGGGCAAGTACCGGATGAAGGGGTACATCAAGGCACTTGGTGAAGCGAAGTTACGGTTCCATCCTGATCAAGTGCTTTCCTTTGATACCGCCTCGAAACCGGAGTTATCCTCCAATGTAGCAGCGTATCTGGACGAAAACAGAGATGCGCTTACCGCAATCGTCTGTTACAATGACGAGGTGGGACTGGAGGTAGTGCACGCCTGTAGGCAACTCGGCATCTCGATCCCGGATGAGTTATCCATCATTGGACAGGACAATTCGTACATCGCCAAGAACGCCAATATCCGTCTTACAACGCTAACCCATCCCCAAGAACAAATGGGCCGCGACGCTGCCGACTGGGTGATCAAGAATCTGCAAGGCAAAAAGGATCTACCCACCAACACCTACTATCAGCCGGTGCTGGTTGAGGGGGAGACGGTAAAGGAGATCGTAGTGGAGTAATATTGTTGTGGGACGAGCGTTAAGTTGTTACCGAGCGTTTCTGTCTAACATACTTAAAGAAGGCCGTCAGAATATCTGCGGCCTTCTTTGTTCTTGTTCACTATAATGAGGGATTAACCTTTTCGTACATATACATCTTCAAATAGAATTTACTTCGCCTGATCCGCTTCTTCGCTTACCAAACTTACAATGACGCCTTTTTTCTTCAAATTCTCTATCACCTGCCCAGCACGATCATTCAACGGATTGTTAGCCAAATATACCTCTGTTAGATGTGGGATGGTTTCGAGCACTGCAATATCCTTAATGAGGTTATCTTCTACATATAGATATTCCAAGGTTGGATGGTTCTTTAAAGGTGTCAGATCTTGAATTTTATTATCATTCATAATCACCCATTCCAACTTTAACTTCTGAAGAGGACTTAGATCAGTCACCTGATTCCCACTGGCGAGTAGACTGGTTAGCTTACGCATATTTTTTAATGGAGCCAGGCTTTTGATTTTGTTATTGTCCATAACCAGATTTTGCAGATTAGTCAGACCTATAAGTGGCGAGATATCTGCAATCTGATTGCCTTCAACAGCTAAGAACGTCAATTTATTTAACTTGTTGAGTGGCTTAATACTCTTTATATTTTGACCAGGCAAGAATAAATCCGTCATATTAACGGCATGTTCAAGCCCCTGCAGATTGGAAATCTTACTTTTCGTTTCCATAGCATATATGGATTTTAATTTTTTCAAATCGCCAGCCTTTATTTCCTTCTTAGCCGATAGCGTCAGATCTGCTCGAATAACTTCGGCCAAGACCGGGTCTTTGATAAGCGATGCAGCCGAGATAATAGTGGTCGGTAATAGTACAAAAACCAAACATAACACGATCAAATTTTTGATAAATTGATTACGCATATCGATCTCCCTACATTATTTAATACTGGAAATACACCGTTATCTGGAATGAAATGCATGGATATTGCCTTTATCCCGGGCAGGATCTCAACATCTATGATCTCAAGTCAACGTAAGAACGATCTGATCCCCGGAACGGGTGATTTTGTAGATACCCTCTTGCATGTCGATGCCGTAGTGCTTTTTCAACAAATACTTGGCGTTGAGATCCGTCTCGACGACCACCAGATAATCATAGCCACTCAACAGGTTGTCCATATTGTCCTCATAGAACAACACGATCCCGTCCACATGTGGAGCATACAAGAAATACTTTCCTACATATTGCATGTAATAATTCGTGACCTGCTGGTCCCTGTCTGAGGCGTAGAAGAGATATCTGTTGTTATCCTCCTGCCCACCTGGGTACCACCGATCACCGGTAACCGCATGAATCTTGTAAGGGAGCGTTGTATCATAGCTTTTGGCAATCGAGACGATCCCGTTATATTCCGATAAAAGGATGGTTGCCGCAACAGCCATACAGCCGATAATGCCTTTTTGATAATGACCTTTCGTCTTGACCGTCTTAAAGGACTGATAATCAGGCACTTCACCGATCCGATAGTGGAATGAACGCTCCAGGTCGATCGCAGCGCACAATACCAGCCCCCCGGCGAACAGCACCACGATACTCGATGCATAACGCTCAAAGCCTGCTAGGACAATGGCTTCATCCAGTGGCATGGAGAAGAGATACAGCGCCAGAATACCTGCATAGTACAGTAACAGAACAACGTCCAAAGCAATTAATGCTTTCCATAAGTTCCATTTCTTCTTGAGCACAACGATAGCAAATACCGAAGCTCCGATCGCGATAAGCTGGAAAAGTACAATGCCGAGCACAGGCCTGGACGTGATATCTATGCTTGATTTCAGGAAGAGCGTCAGAATCTCCCATTTCTGTTCTCCCGTCTTGCCCGCTTTGATCACCGAGGCTGTTCCCTCGAACTTGTTATCAATCCCTTGGAATACCGTCGCCATTCGCCAGCTCCAGCCGAAATACGGAAGTAATGAACCACCAATGGTACCAAGCACAGCCAGTCCGACTTTCCAGTTCGAGCGCTGCCCATTTCTCAACCATGTATACACCAGGAAGATCAGGCCGATCGCGGCGAAAATAATCCCTGTGCTTTTGATGATGGTTAGCAACCCGGCAAGCGGAAGAACAACAATACATGCCTTTTTGATCTCATGACGATATTGGTATATAACCGCCAGGATCGCGAGCGCATAGATTGGAAGCAAGAAATCCACGAGTAGATTAGTGATCCGAATCGTCAGATTGAAAAAAGAAAGCGTAGATAACCCAAGTCCGAGAAAAGCGTACAAAAGAAAGCGTTTCTTCTCTGAAACAATGCCAAACATGGCATAAAAACAGGAAAAGATAAGCAGACCTTGTGCCAAAAGCATCACGGACTGGGAATGCCCCATGAAGCGACAGACATAATAAATAAATGACGAAGTCCCGAGCGGATAGTTTTTAAAATCTATCAGATTGGAGTCTGACGTCGGAAAGGCATTTGTACTCAGCATCTGCTTCAAAACGACAGCCCAGTGGGAGAAATTATCGTAATGTGTTAATTGGTTCTGAAAGAGTACCAACAAGAAAACAAAAGTCCCTGCCAGGAATGAAAATTGAAATATGGAAAAGGACATGCGAAAAGATATGCCTTGGCGCAAAGCGCCGACCACACTGCCTCTATACAGCACCAACCCTATAATCAACACGATAATACTTCCTATAAAGAGCTGACCTGCCAAGCCAGCGAAATATACGATGCAGGCAATCGAGGAAAACACAATTACAGGGATAAACTCCCACCGTAGTGCAAGTGTCTTCCGAACAAACTGCATATAACCAACAAATGAGATTATCAATAAAACTCCCATCAGAAAATGAAGCACAATGAGCATCTTTATCTCTCCTAACCCTCTCTGGTGGAACGATCGGAATGTGGCTGAATCAAATCAGTCAGCAATTGGTCGATCAGGCCCTTCTCTACAATATCATCGATATTCTCCACCGAGAGGAGCACTTCGCGCTCACGGGCTGTCGTTTTTCCCGTATGTTGCAAAATGACTTCAATATTACTCTTCGTATAAAAAGTAACCACCGCTCCTGCTGCAATATCCCCATGGAAACCCGTCGCGGAAAAGAAACGATAATTGAAGCTGCGCAGCGTACAGCTAGCCTCATTGGTAAAATGAACTGGAAGCTGAAGGGAAAGCCGCGGCATTTTCCGCTGATCCGATCTGGGTTGAACAATCCGTTTTTTCACATTACGTAGCATATCGTCATAAGCCGTATCCCACAGATTCATCTGCTCTGGCAAGGAGTGTTTACGATCGTAGATGATCTGCATGTATTGGCGGTTATCATTCTCATCAATCGGCTGAACCGTTGCGGAGTAACGCCAGCCCTCTCCATCCTGTTTCACATAAACGATGACTGCGTCGAGATTGGCCTCATACCGGTCGGTTTTGACGACCAGAGAAATGATCTTTTGCTCAGCCAAATAAATGGGATAAGGGACATAGAAGGCAATACCTTGTTCAGATACATCCACCGTCTTGGCCTGATAGCGCAGATTGTTGGCTTGGTCGTGAATCGTAACATCTTCCTGCGCCCGAATCCGTTCTGTCTCCCGATACGCACGACGGCCAATCATGAAGAACAGGGCGTAACATAGTGCGATCATGTTATGAATCAGCCAGAAAATAATGATACTGCTGAAGAACAGCGCAATACCGTACTTGCCATTGACATACCGAATCACGGCTGCAATGGAAAGCAACAGCAAGAAGATATGCGGAAGTGCATATAAAAGAGCAGACATCCATTGTCGACCGCTTGCTCTGCTTTTGTTGGTAACTTTGAACTTTTTCTCACGAATGCCCAGCGTTTCCAGGAGAACCGGCCAGATCAGATAAGGCATAAATATGGTATCGATAACCTGACTCCAGCGCTGATTCCGAATATTGCTGGACAGATATCGCATGGATACACTATAGAAGAAATAAGATGGAAGCCAGAAGATTAAGATTTGCCAGAAGGTGGTATTCACTATCTGGAAGTCGAATAACGCAAACAAAATAGGCGCCATAATGAAAATCAAACGGTTAAAGAAGGACCACCAGTATAAGAAACTGCTTAAGTAGGTCACTCTCGTCCAGAAAGGAAGCTTCCCGGATATGGGTGCGCGCGTGTTCTGCAGGCTCTGAATAATCCCCCGTGCCCAGCGAATCCGCTGCTTAATCATGCTCTTCACTGTTGTTGTTGTCTGCCCGGCAGCTTGAACCTCTTGAGTCGCATAAGTAATGTAACCTTCCTGCTGCAAGCGGATGCTTGTCTCAAAGTCCTCGGTGATCGTATTGAGCGGAAAACCTCCGATGTCTTCCATACCTTGCCGGGAAATAATCGTATTACTTCCTGTATAGGCTACCGCATTGGAGGCATTACGCAGGATGTTCACTTCTCTGGAGAAGAAATCCTGTTCATTCGGAATGCCTTGCTCTGCATACAGATTAAACTGGAATAGATCCGGATTGTAGAAGCTCTGCGGGGTCTGTACCAGTCCAAGCTTGAACGTAGGGTCCATTTCATCCTCTCGGCGAGGACGCCATTCCCCGTTCTCCTTAATAAACGTAGAGAGCAGGAAATAGGGGACCGTTTTCATCAGGAAGGTGTGCTGTGGAATCATATCTGCATCAAACGTTGCAATGAGCGGAGAAGAGCTTTTGCTCAGTGCATTGTTCAGATTACCAGACTTGGCATCCTTGTTTCCGGGGAACCCCAGATATCCCACGCCAAACTGTCTGGCAAGCTCCTCCACCTCAGGTCTTGCTCCATCGTCACAGAGATAGATATGAACCTTCTGCTTGTCCGGATAATCCATGAATGTACAGGCATTAACGGTTTTATATAACAGATCAACGGGCTCATTATGCGTAGCGATAAATACATCCACATCCGGATAATATTCCGGCGGAACGATTGGAAAGTCGAGCTGTGTACGTTCTTTTTGCATCTTTTGAAAGAATAATTCAAAGGTTGTCAGTACGGTGACCGTTTCAGCAACAATCAACAGCATACCAAAAATGACGTTCAGAACGCCTTCACCCCATGGCAACGTAAAGAACGTACGCCATACCAGATAAATCGACATCAGGATCATCGTGATGATAAAAAAGATATTCTGCCTTTTTTCGTTTTGCACTACAGCTGCTTCCTCCTTGCTGCAAATACCCATCTTCGCTGCAATTGGAAACTGAGCAGGAACAGCAAGGCATCACAGACGAATTTCGCCAATTTCTCATCTACGAAGAGAACGGTATGGAATATATATACGCCGGTACTGGACAGCAAGATCACCACTCCGCATAACGTCAGATAACGCCATAGACTTCCCTGGCTATCCTCTTTGCGAAATACAAAGTGTCTGTTCAGTACATAGTTGACTACAATGGAAATCACTCTCGCAATCACGGTTGCAAGCAGAATTCTTAGATAGTGCTGCTCACCCAACACGGGCCGCAACGCGTCGATCAAAAACCAGGCAATACCTAAATCAACAACAGAACTGGCTACGGAAGAAGAGATAAAGCGGAAGAAATTGGAGAACAACACACCCATGACTCGGGCACTATCCTGGACTGCTTTAAAATGTGTTCCTGCATTGCCATTTTCATAAATGACTTGGATTGGCATGGTATGAATCGGAATGCCCGATTGGATGCACGAGATGAGCATCTGCAGCTCATATTCAAATCGAGTGCCGCGAACATCCTGCATAAACGCAAGTAACCCGGGACCGAAGGCACGAAGCCCAGTCTGGGTATCTGACAGCTTTTTACCATACAGCATGGCAAAAATAAAGGAGGTCATCCGATTGCCTAACAGGGACTTTGGCGGTATGTTCCCCTCACTGAAGTTCCTTACCCCGAGCACCAACGAGTCCGGGTGAAGCCTGGCTTCTTGGGCTATGCGGTATACATCCTCAGCCGCGTGCTGTCCGTCTGAATCAGCGGTTACGACGAAGGAAGATGCATCGAATTGCTGTGCAATATACTGAAATCCGGTCTTGAGTGCCGCACCCTTCCCCTGATTTTCCGCATGTGTTAGCAGAGCACAACCGTTCTCACGAAGTTCCTCGAAAATCGACTGGTAGGCCTCACCCGATCCATCGTCCACAATAACAATATTAGTAAATCCATACTTTCGCAATTGCCGTACATAGGCTGGAAGTCTCTCATCCGGTTCAAGTGATGGAATGAGGATGATCGTTTCGCCGTTTTGTCTACCTATAATCATCCTGATAAGCCTCAATTCGACATATTTTCACAGATTCTTTTTTGAATATTGTGAGTATAACATCGAAAAGGTATACAGTAAACGAATAACTTGTATATATATTGGTAAAAAAGTTGCACTCTTTTATAAGCCAATTCATAGGTGAAAAATACTAGTTGAGGGTTAGTCTGGCACTACTCGAACAATTGCACATTTGGCTCTCGTTTCAGCACATGTACCAGCATGGCATGCAGTTGTCCACGGTGGTGATAGAAGTACGCCTGCGTAAGCCAATCGAAGCGTGAATGAACGCCTCCCCAGAATGCCTTCGTTTCTCGTAATAGTTCATCTTATGTTCGAGCAGTTATACCTTCTTTTAGAGAACTGTAATACTCCAGTAAGGCTTCTCAGCCATATCCATCTGATTAAAAATCCCTTTACACGTTCTTAACTTACAAATCTGGACGAATGGTCACTTATGCGAATCACGGAATTGGATTAGAATTACCATAGACGATTGAGAAAAAGGCTGTGATTCCAATGTTATTCGAAAGAGACAAATGGTTGCAGTATGGCATTCTGCGCGATGAGCCCTCTCTCGCTGAACGGTTGCCAGAAACACGGTTGATTGAGAAGCATACGCTAACGAAGATGCTTCTTCAATATCCCAGCGTTGTACTGAAACCTCGTAATGGCAGTTACGGAAGGGGTATCTTGTTCATTAAACGAAGCGGTGCAAATGCTTATCGTATTCAAAATGAAAATAACACAGTCACCATGAGAGACAACGAGCAGTTACTCGATGGTTCGAACAAACAATCAAAAGTGATGAATATATTGTCCAAAAGCGTCTGCAGCTTGCTCAAATTAAACACAGGCCGTTCGACATTCGGATCATGGTTCAGCGCAAAAAGAGTTCCTCGTCCACTTGGAACGTGACAGGTTCCTATGCTAAAGTCGCAGCACAAGGATACCAAGTCACCAATGTGAATAACCGCCCCATTCCAGTTCTTAAAGCACTGAGACTAGCTCGAATTGGAGATCGACGCTTACTTGTCAGAGCGGAACAAGTTGCACGATTAGCTGCCAAACGATTGGGAGAGCATTACCCTATGCTTAGACAAGTCGGGTTCGATATAGCCATCGACAAGAAACGGCGAATTTGGATTATCGAAGGCAATTATCAACCAGCCTTACGGCCTTTCCGACTTTTAAAAGATTCCTCGATGCACCGCAGAATATTATGGTACAAAGAACATTAAAGCAAAAGAAGACGACCAGCCTTTTACTCATGGCCAGTCGTCTCTTCCTGTTTAGTATCTGTTCTTGATATTAACCCTCTTCGGTTATTTCCGGCATTTTCTAATCGCACTTGTAACACGCGTCACTCGGAACTGATTTACCCCTACCTGTATAATGGCGAACTGGCTGTACGACGTACCTGAAGAGGTATACGGCTCGGCTTCAATATTTCCACTCGGTGTTCTAACCGTCGCGGTGATTCTAGTTACCAGGCACACACCACGGTCGGAAGATCTCCAAGTCTCGTCACGCTGAACACTATATCTATCATTGCTACAGAAGATAGATGCATACTCCACTACTCCACTCGCATTAAATGAAGTCGAGTTATAGATCTGAACGGGGTCATAACCACCTCTTGGTGCTCCAGGTCTTCTATTTCCCATTCTCAAAACCTCCTTTTTTATTGATAGTCTATTAAATGCAATTAAATAGTTTTGGTGAGGTATAAATGTGGACAAGGTAGAAAAAGTGTGTTTGTACAGTGGTAGAGGGAAACTAGTAGCTTGATGTCATAACTCAAACACAAAAAAACCACCCTTTACTATACAAAGGTGGTTCGCGAATTATAGAACTACTGTCAGTATCATCTTATTGGGCCAATTGAGTCGAAACGGTACATCATAGACGGTCAAAACTCCCCAAATGCAGATACTTCTATTCTGCCGCCTCCGCCAACCATGCTTGCATAGCCGGAGATTCCGCCCGATTCAAACGTAAGGCAATTTCGGTATTGATCTTATCCGGCGGCATGATCTCAACAAGGACACAT
The window above is part of the Paenibacillus sp. 1781tsa1 genome. Proteins encoded here:
- a CDS encoding xylulokinase — translated: MSQLDLKEAITKGATSLGIEFGSTRIKAVLIDERFETIASGSYEWENLLKGGYWTYNQEDIITGLQTAYREMKQDVEQKYGITLRTVGSIGFSAMMHGYIALDSAGELLVPFRTWRNATTGAAARELTELLQFNIPERWSIAHLYQAILNEEAHVPQIDHLTTLAGYIHWLLTGNKAIGIGDASGIFPIDESTHNYHPSMIQQFDERIAGKGYPWKVEDLLPKVYLAGENAGALTEAGAKLLDPSQDLQAGIPLCPPEGDAGTGMVATNSVKKRTGNISVGTSVFAMIVLEKELSKVYPEIDMVTTPDGSPVGMVHANNCSSDINAWVGLFREFSQAMGYEVDNGKLFSVLFNKALEADPDGGGLLSYGYYSGENITGLEKGRPLFVRSPESNFNLANFMRTHLFSAFGALKLGMDILTEEENVAIDSILAHGGLFKTPVVGQRIVAAAMNVPVSVMSTAGEGGAWGMALLASYLINKDQEESLDVFLEQKVFNDVEGVEVAPDASDVKGFEAFIERYRSGLAIEQSAVDHLVENGRE
- a CDS encoding GntR family transcriptional regulator, which encodes MKPKYQVIIDDIKSHILSGAYNIGEQIPTELALQESYNVSRQTVRKAILELSNEGFLRSEKGSGTYVSNQYRSRSGGNTSKKTIGVITTYISDYIFPSIIRGIESRLNEDNYSLLLASTNNDVAQEKKALEMMLSYGVDGLIVEPTKSNLYNPNIAYYLSFKEQDVPFTMINAFYEELEVPFFCLDDVQSSYLATRELIAKGHTQIGIIAKMDDLQGKYRMKGYIKALGEAKLRFHPDQVLSFDTASKPELSSNVAAYLDENRDALTAIVCYNDEVGLEVVHACRQLGISIPDELSIIGQDNSYIAKNANIRLTTLTHPQEQMGRDAADWVIKNLQGKKDLPTNTYYQPVLVEGETVKEIVVE
- a CDS encoding leucine-rich repeat domain-containing protein translates to MRNQFIKNLIVLCLVFVLLPTTIISAASLIKDPVLAEVIRADLTLSAKKEIKAGDLKKLKSIYAMETKSKISNLQGLEHAVNMTDLFLPGQNIKSIKPLNKLNKLTFLAVEGNQIADISPLIGLTNLQNLVMDNNKIKSLAPLKNMRKLTSLLASGNQVTDLSPLQKLKLEWVIMNDNKIQDLTPLKNHPTLEYLYVEDNLIKDIAVLETIPHLTEVYLANNPLNDRAGQVIENLKKKGVIVSLVSEEADQAK
- a CDS encoding glycosyltransferase family 2 protein, which codes for MQNEKRQNIFFIITMILMSIYLVWRTFFTLPWGEGVLNVIFGMLLIVAETVTVLTTFELFFQKMQKERTQLDFPIVPPEYYPDVDVFIATHNEPVDLLYKTVNACTFMDYPDKQKVHIYLCDDGARPEVEELARQFGVGYLGFPGNKDAKSGNLNNALSKSSSPLIATFDADMIPQHTFLMKTVPYFLLSTFIKENGEWRPRREDEMDPTFKLGLVQTPQSFYNPDLFQFNLYAEQGIPNEQDFFSREVNILRNASNAVAYTGSNTIISRQGMEDIGGFPLNTITEDFETSIRLQQEGYITYATQEVQAAGQTTTTVKSMIKQRIRWARGIIQSLQNTRAPISGKLPFWTRVTYLSSFLYWWSFFNRLIFIMAPILFALFDFQIVNTTFWQILIFWLPSYFFYSVSMRYLSSNIRNQRWSQVIDTIFMPYLIWPVLLETLGIREKKFKVTNKSRASGRQWMSALLYALPHIFLLLLSIAAVIRYVNGKYGIALFFSSIIIFWLIHNMIALCYALFFMIGRRAYRETERIRAQEDVTIHDQANNLRYQAKTVDVSEQGIAFYVPYPIYLAEQKIISLVVKTDRYEANLDAVIVYVKQDGEGWRYSATVQPIDENDNRQYMQIIYDRKHSLPEQMNLWDTAYDDMLRNVKKRIVQPRSDQRKMPRLSLQLPVHFTNEASCTLRSFNYRFFSATGFHGDIAAGAVVTFYTKSNIEVILQHTGKTTAREREVLLSVENIDDIVEKGLIDQLLTDLIQPHSDRSTREG
- a CDS encoding bifunctional glycosyltransferase family 2/GtrA family protein, which gives rise to MIIGRQNGETIILIPSLEPDERLPAYVRQLRKYGFTNIVIVDDGSGEAYQSIFEELRENGCALLTHAENQGKGAALKTGFQYIAQQFDASSFVVTADSDGQHAAEDVYRIAQEARLHPDSLVLGVRNFSEGNIPPKSLLGNRMTSFIFAMLYGKKLSDTQTGLRAFGPGLLAFMQDVRGTRFEYELQMLISCIQSGIPIHTMPIQVIYENGNAGTHFKAVQDSARVMGVLFSNFFRFISSSVASSVVDLGIAWFLIDALRPVLGEQHYLRILLATVIARVISIVVNYVLNRHFVFRKEDSQGSLWRYLTLCGVVILLSSTGVYIFHTVLFVDEKLAKFVCDALLFLLSFQLQRRWVFAARRKQL